A window of Candidatus Dormiibacterota bacterium genomic DNA:
TGAAACCCTCAGAGCACGATTTGCGCTTGCTATCGCGATCGACTCGACCGGGCTGCTTCGAATTGCCGGTGCCGACGTGAAGTCGATTCCCTTCGCCGTCTCCGGTAACACGGCAGTGACGCTGTCCGTACCGGAGCCCTCCATGTGCCAGCCGGCCGGAACACCGCCGGGAAAGAACATCACGACGCGCGCGCTGCCGACCGACGCCGTTTCCTGCACGAAACTCAAGATCGCGCGCGCGTCTGCAGCGCCCGAGGCAAGGAAGGCCATCGTGACGGTTGCGCATGCCGCCTGGCCCCATCGTAGCGCCCACGCCCGAAGCTGTGCGGGCACTACTCAGCGTTCAGCGTCGGGTGCGCGACATAGCCAATAAAGAGCAGCGCGTGCGCGCTCCAGTAGACGATGGCAAAATAGAACGGGTGGTTGAACGACAGCGCTAGGGGCGGGTGATACGACGGGCCAATGAATCCAAAGTGTGGCAACGGCGGCCAGTCCCAGGACTTGCCCACCCCAAATTCGCCTAGGCGAACGACCGCCGTTTGCGAGAAGGTGACTTTCCGGCCCGCCGTCGCGGCAAGTCGCGTTTCAACTGTCGTTGCAACCGCAAACTGTGGCAAAGCCAGCAGCAGGTTGCGAGCGCGCGGCCCGCGTGGCCCCGGATAGAAGTCGCCGGCATCGTAACCCGTCATTAGCGTCACAGCCGCAGCGCGCACAAGTGAAAGCCGCGCGTTGCCGGCGAAGAGCAGCACGCCGTATCTCTGGTCGCGGCAGTGCAGTTCGATAACCTCGGTATCATCGAGCCGCCGTACGATGGCGGCACCGCTAAGCCGAATCGTCGGGACGCTGTAGGCAGCATGGCCATCGAAAAAGGGCTCGGGAGTCGGGGGACGCATACTCCCGAACTGCAACCAGGCGTCGTTAAAGGTGGACACGCCCCGTACCGCCGCACCGCGCACTATATTGCGCTCAACGAAGCGGCAGTTCTCGCCAAAGCCATCCCCGTGATTGCCCAGGCCGAAGAGGTACAGATCGCTAACAAAGACCCTCACGCCCGGTGCGAGGTAGGCATCCTTGCAAGCGGCGGAAGTTGTCGGCGCGAGCGCCGCCGTACGGAGCGCCGCCGCCGCCTCGTTATCCATGACTGCATTATAAACAGCATTTCGATGCTCTCTCACCGCGATCGCGAGTTTGCTCCACACATCCGAGGCGGGCACCGACGCACCGGACGGTGACGCGCCAATGACAACTGCCAGGAGTGCCGCAAGCGACAAACCCCTCAACCTCATTGTTCTGTCGTCGATCCCAGGATTTGCCCCGTATAGGCGTCAACTGCAATTTGTTCACGCCCTCCGATCGTGAATATCCACGCGGATCGAGCGCCTTCACTTGAGGAGGCGTCAGCACCCGGCATCCAGAGCCCAGGTTGATAGGCTGTGATGTTCGCGCCAGCAGGCAGTGCGCTCGCGGCGGTTACAGCGTCGATAGAGGTCATTCCCGCGGGTTGAATGTTTGAGTTCGTACCGGCAAGCGAACGCCACAGGCGAAAGGCTGAGGAGATGTAAGGGGTATCGCTCGTGGTCACCTGCCATTGGTCGCATATTGGCTTTATCGGCGGATCGTTATAGATCCAGTCCACGCAGGTTCTCACCGACGTATGACGGTCGGCGACCACAACCTTGATCGCGTCGTATCCCGCGACCGAGCTGTTCGCATGGTGCCAGATGAACTCGTAGCCGTCGTTGACGGCGGCGCCCGTCGAGGGAGAATACGTCCAAAACTGAAGCACGGAATACAGCACCGCATCTGACGGCATTCCGAGGGTACTGCTAACGTAGGTTTCCGCGGCCTGCAGCGCCGTACTCTGAGAAAAGGCCATGGCGTCGCGCGGCTTTGGCCCAAAGTACATTACCGCGCCGGATTGGCCGTAGTTGTATTGCACCCCTCCCCAGTTCGTCTTCGAGACGTAGGTGGATCCGTTGTCGGAGTTGACAACGGGGGAGACGGCCTGCGGCTCGTATTGCTGTGCCAGCGATTGCGCGTTCCATGACTCGTTCGCTATCGACTGCGGATTGAGCGCGAAAGTATCAGGCGCGACCGTGACGCTTTGCACGTTGTAGCCGTTAGGATTTGCCGGATAATAGAATATGATGCTGCCGCTCAAGGATGAGGTGTACGAGGGAGGAGCGCTCCCGTTACCCGGGCCGCTGATGATGTCGTTTCGCGCCGACGCATCCTCCCATATCGCCCAGCGGCCATCCTGACCCGACGCGATGAAGGCCGACACCCATGCGTCATGGATATCCTCGCCCTCGAGCGGGTTGCCTGACAGAGCGCCAGGCATAACGTATGCACCAAAGGCTTTCGCGGTTGTCCCATTGGCCACGTCGCATGTCCGGCTTGGGTTACCGAACGGGCATGACCCGACGTCCTGCCATGCGCCGTAGAGGCCATGAAGCGAACCGCCGAAGGCGGGCGTCCAGTCGGCCGTCCAGTATGGGTCGTTGGGGTCGACGAACGGGGGCGCTGCAACAGTATCAGAGCCGAGGTCAAATATCCACTTTAGCCTTCCGCCCGCCGGAAAGCGCTCGCCCGTGCCTTGGTTCCCGCCGATGCCATTGATCGTATCGCCGTCGACCATGGCTAACGTATCGCCAGCGCCCCAGGCCTGCTCGTCGTATCCGTAACCCGAGACACCCCAGCCATACAGTGCGTTTACGCCAGGGCCGCCGTGGCCATCGTAGAAAAGCGCGTCGACGCTCTGCTGGTACTGCTGGAACGAGGTCGCCGAAACCTGAGAGTCCGTAAGACGCGCGATTTGTGACCAAGGCGTAACAGAATTAGTTTTGAGCTCGTGTGCGAAGTTATCTGTATCGCCAATGGGATCTAATTGATTCGCGACCGAATACGGGTCGTTGAGGTCGAGCGTTGGGTTCGCGTAATTGTCGACAGCGAGCGTCTCGAAGGCGCCCGCGAACTGCTGTGGCTGCGGTGAGAATAGAATGTTCAGAAGCGAGTCAACGTTACAGGCAGCAACGACGATCGCGATAACCGCAAACGACAGCGCGAGCTTGAATCTGCTCAGCATGCGCTCATACTCCGCGGAAGACTAGCGGCGCTGCTCTGCGCCGGCGTCGCGAGTATCGCCGCCTCCGACGAGAGGGCACCGGTCGTAGAGTTATAGTAAAAAGTGAAGACATACGGATACAGCGTGCAGTCCTGGTCGTCGTAGCGACCCATGCCGATTTCCTGGATTATGATCTGGTTTGCAGTCGGAGCCGGAGTCGCGGGCGGTGCGCTAAGTGTACGCCGCGTACCCTGGGACGTTCGGAGGAACCCGTTACGCCGCGGTACCGCGATGTTTCCGAAAAACGGCTTGGGCCGCGGAAGGCTGCGCCAAGTACGTGCGCTGAGGCGCGCTGGTTGTGCCAGCGCCCGCCTGACGGTCAAGGCTTCGCTCGTGCTCAGCGATTGGAGGTTGCGGCCGTTGAGCGCCCTCGCTCCGTGTGCGCCTTGCGAGCCGAGACGAATATCCTCCAGGATTCTTTCGGCGGCGTCGACGTACAAGTACGCCTTCGTCACGTGTGTATGCGTGAATCGTGGGTAGATCATGTGCCTCGCCGCCGCTGGCGCTGCCGATGCACCGAGAAGATACGCGAGAACCACTACAGGCGCAAAGAACTTCATGGGACGCCCTCCGCCTGAAAGTCTAGCGGAACGCGGGGGCGCGCGCTATTCTCCCAATCGCCTATGCCCTTCAGCTTACGCGCAATCGCTTAGGCCGGATGGCGTAGAACTGGACGGCGCAGCGGGGTCAGAACCGTAAGGCGACCGCGGCGAGGTGGAACTGGGGGGAAGGGGATACCCCCCCCGAAGGTACGGTATAAATGGAGCGGCCGGCCCAGGTGACGGCGGTTTCAGCGCTTCAAGAGGGCGCTCATTCAGGCTGTGTCCACGGCCTCACTGCCCGCGAAAGCGAAGTTTTTCGCCTCGTGCTCAAGGGTTACCACAACGAGCGCATCGCGCGCGAGCTGGACGTAGCTGTGGGTACGGTGAAAGCACACCTGAGAAGAATATTCGCCCACTTCCGCGTTAACGGACGCTTGGAACTGATGGCGACGTTCGGGCTCCCGTTCGCCGACGTGCTCCAAAGTCAAGACGCGAGCGTCGGCTCGCCGGGCGACGCCGGGTGAGTCGCCCCTTCACTCTCGCGCTCGCGTCGTGTCTCTGTCGTGCCTCTTAGGAAAGTCTCGGCGTCGACGGCGGACTGCAGCGTGT
This region includes:
- a CDS encoding helix-turn-helix transcriptional regulator, whose translation is MERPAQVTAVSALQEGAHSGCVHGLTARESEVFRLVLKGYHNERIARELDVAVGTVKAHLRRIFAHFRVNGRLELMATFGLPFADVLQSQDASVGSPGDAG